Proteins encoded within one genomic window of Streptomyces profundus:
- a CDS encoding LysR family transcriptional regulator produces the protein MWNLTRLRVLVAVAREGSVTGAAEALHYAQPSVSHHLARLEAEVGVVLVRRAGRGVLLTDAGRLLVARAEEILGRVESARAEVAAHAGLRTGRVRLAAFPSSLATLVPPAVARLAAEHPGVELALTEAEPPAALTALRNADVDAALVFAHDEPPAGDQRNTTLVPLMREPLFLVTPADCEPAATPGELARHADKSWIAGCERCRAHLVSICERAGFTPRITFETDDYVAVQSLVAAGLGVSVLPGLTLAAHRNERVRVERLSDETRRVSLAVYGTSPPAEPVAAFGAVLADTVAEQRWTEPD, from the coding sequence ATGTGGAATCTGACCCGGCTGCGGGTGCTGGTCGCGGTGGCCAGGGAGGGCTCGGTCACGGGGGCGGCCGAGGCGCTGCACTATGCCCAGCCCTCGGTGAGCCACCACCTGGCGAGGCTGGAGGCCGAGGTGGGTGTGGTGCTGGTGCGCCGGGCGGGGCGCGGGGTGCTGCTGACGGACGCGGGCCGGCTGCTGGTGGCGCGGGCGGAGGAGATCCTGGGGCGGGTGGAGTCGGCGCGGGCCGAGGTGGCCGCGCACGCCGGGCTGCGCACGGGGCGGGTGCGGCTGGCGGCGTTCCCCTCGTCGCTGGCCACCCTGGTGCCGCCGGCCGTGGCCCGGTTGGCGGCCGAACACCCGGGCGTCGAGCTGGCGTTGACGGAGGCGGAGCCGCCGGCCGCGTTGACCGCGCTGCGCAACGCCGATGTGGACGCCGCGCTGGTCTTCGCCCATGACGAGCCGCCGGCCGGTGACCAGCGCAACACCACGCTGGTGCCGCTGATGCGGGAGCCCCTCTTTCTCGTGACCCCGGCCGACTGCGAACCGGCGGCCACGCCAGGGGAGTTGGCCCGGCACGCCGACAAGAGCTGGATCGCCGGCTGCGAGCGGTGCCGGGCGCATCTGGTCTCGATATGCGAGCGGGCCGGGTTCACCCCTCGGATCACCTTCGAGACGGACGACTATGTGGCGGTCCAGTCGCTGGTGGCGGCGGGTCTGGGGGTGAGCGTGCTGCCGGGGCTGACGCTGGCGGCGCACCGGAACGAGCGGGTGCGGGTGGAGCGGCTGTCGGACGAGACCCGGCGGGTCTCGCTCGCCGTCTACGGCACCTCGCCGCCGGCCGAGCCGGTGGCGGCGTTCGGCGCGGTGCTGGCGGACACGGTCGCCGAGCAGCGTTGGACCGAGCCGGACTGA
- a CDS encoding exopolysaccharide biosynthesis polyprenyl glycosylphosphotransferase, producing MRHPDISRSGAARRPRVAAGRTASPPGTARWYAPVALTADTLGVLVPVLLVYHLTAQPRPLASALVATLGWLGLRAAHHRYRRHGLGESRGLLASARDWLSLLGLLAVARALTGESSEVSAALLALVWAPLVTGLTAAGLHRHLTGQRHQAQAVRRVLVVGEPNTVDLVTARLAAGTDHAYVTVGAVLLGPGELTSGVTPLARLPLQAPAPDPDIPDLIPAGTDGSRVLAAARQQCADLVLLVPGARLAGERLRRLSWSVQDAGLSLVVASGLTEVARHRLTLTSAAGLNLLHVAPPPRSGTRTTVKSAADRVVAAGALVLLAPLLALLALAVRWDSKGPVLYRQTRIGHRGTPFTLWKFRTMVPDAERHRPALEAANEHAATPLFKIRSDPRITRVGRLLRRTSLDELPQLVNVVRGEMALVGPRPPLPDEVARYSAVELRRLRVKPGLTGPWQVGGRSELSWDEGLALDLSYTDNWTLTGDLDVLARTVRAVVNGRGAY from the coding sequence ATGCGCCATCCAGACATCTCACGCTCCGGAGCCGCACGAAGACCGCGGGTCGCCGCCGGTCGCACGGCGTCGCCGCCGGGTACGGCACGCTGGTACGCGCCGGTCGCGCTGACCGCCGACACGCTCGGCGTCCTCGTGCCGGTCCTGCTGGTCTACCACCTCACCGCCCAACCGCGCCCGCTGGCCTCGGCGTTGGTCGCCACCCTGGGGTGGCTGGGGTTACGCGCGGCGCACCACCGCTATCGACGCCATGGCCTGGGCGAGAGCCGGGGGCTCCTCGCCTCCGCCCGCGACTGGCTGTCGCTGCTCGGCCTGTTGGCCGTGGCACGGGCCCTGACCGGGGAGAGCTCCGAGGTGTCGGCGGCGCTGCTGGCGCTGGTCTGGGCCCCGTTGGTGACGGGACTGACCGCCGCCGGACTGCACCGGCACCTGACCGGACAGCGCCACCAGGCGCAGGCCGTGCGCCGGGTGCTGGTGGTGGGCGAGCCGAACACGGTCGACCTGGTGACGGCGCGGCTGGCCGCGGGAACCGACCACGCCTATGTGACGGTCGGCGCCGTGCTGCTCGGCCCCGGCGAACTCACCAGCGGGGTGACGCCGTTGGCGCGGCTGCCGCTCCAGGCGCCGGCGCCGGACCCCGACATCCCCGATCTCATCCCGGCCGGCACCGACGGCTCCCGCGTACTCGCCGCCGCCCGCCAGCAGTGCGCCGACCTGGTGCTTCTCGTGCCTGGCGCCCGGCTGGCCGGGGAGCGGCTGCGCCGGCTCAGCTGGTCGGTGCAGGACGCCGGGCTCAGCCTGGTCGTCGCCTCGGGACTGACCGAGGTGGCACGCCACCGGCTGACGCTGACCAGCGCCGCCGGGCTCAATCTGCTCCATGTCGCCCCGCCGCCGCGCTCGGGCACCAGGACCACCGTCAAATCCGCCGCGGACCGGGTGGTGGCGGCGGGGGCGCTGGTCCTGCTCGCCCCGCTGTTGGCGCTGCTGGCACTGGCCGTGCGGTGGGACTCCAAGGGGCCCGTGCTCTATCGGCAGACCCGCATCGGCCACCGGGGCACACCGTTCACGCTGTGGAAGTTCCGGACCATGGTGCCCGACGCGGAGCGCCACCGGCCGGCGCTTGAGGCGGCCAACGAGCACGCCGCGACGCCACTCTTCAAGATCCGCTCCGACCCCAGGATCACCCGCGTGGGCCGCCTGCTGCGGCGCACCTCGCTGGACGAACTCCCCCAGCTGGTCAACGTGGTGCGTGGCGAGATGGCGCTCGTCGGGCCCCGGCCCCCGCTGCCGGACGAGGTGGCCCGCTACAGCGCGGTCGAGCTGCGGCGGCTGCGCGTCAAACCCGGGCTGACCGGGCCCTGGCAGGTGGGCGGGCGCTCCGAGCTGTCCTGGGACGAGGGGCTGGCGCTGGACCTGTCCTACACCGACAACTGGACCCTGACCGGCGATCTGGATGTGCTGGCGCGCACCGTCCGCGCGGTGGTCAACGGGCGGGGCGCCTACTGA
- a CDS encoding HtaA domain-containing protein, with translation MPRKAAFMLLAILLSLALMPGTALAAHAAAERPVAGGRLDWGIKTSFQTYITGPIASGSWSLSGGAATVGQNQFRFHSANGGYDPDSGTLDAAYSGGVHFVGHQKDDGSYELDLTISNPSLSISGQSGTLFADMRSKERGTGQVTESSQVPLASLDLSGVDLRGGTQIAVTGVPATLTGEGATAFAGYYQAGDPLDPVSFTADSQEPTEPEPDPEPEPDDTDNDGADEDEDENPDAAAELADGAVDWGVRRTFREYVTGPIAEGAWELTDGAQDGGALFRFGAGEGTVDPEAGTAEAAFTGAVRFTGTDLDLSLGTLRVTVADGVGTLHADVTNAGETADDQPLITFAAEDLTPEDGLVLLAEVPAELTEEGSAAFGGLYPAGTAMDPLTLALAVADGAELPPLPDLGAEPSAPAEPAADPEPAAEPEATSSGDGGSNTPTLIATGAGALLALAAAAYWFTRRNRRAAPTAEPADSSATSENSEETPRS, from the coding sequence ATGCCGCGCAAAGCCGCATTCATGCTGCTGGCCATCCTCCTCTCCCTGGCCCTGATGCCCGGCACCGCTCTCGCCGCGCACGCCGCCGCCGAGCGTCCGGTGGCCGGCGGACGGTTGGACTGGGGGATCAAGACCTCGTTCCAGACCTATATCACCGGCCCGATAGCCAGCGGGAGTTGGAGCCTGTCCGGCGGCGCCGCCACGGTGGGGCAGAACCAGTTCCGGTTCCACTCGGCCAACGGGGGCTACGACCCCGACAGCGGCACGCTCGACGCCGCGTACAGCGGGGGCGTTCACTTTGTCGGCCACCAGAAGGACGACGGCAGCTATGAACTGGACCTCACCATCAGCAACCCGTCACTGTCGATATCGGGCCAGAGCGGGACGCTCTTCGCGGACATGCGCTCCAAGGAACGCGGCACGGGACAGGTCACCGAGAGCAGCCAGGTGCCGCTGGCCTCGCTGGATCTGAGCGGCGTCGACCTGCGCGGCGGCACCCAGATCGCGGTCACCGGCGTGCCCGCCACCCTCACCGGCGAGGGCGCCACCGCCTTCGCCGGCTACTACCAGGCCGGCGACCCGCTGGACCCGGTGAGCTTCACCGCCGACAGCCAGGAGCCCACGGAGCCGGAACCCGACCCCGAGCCCGAGCCCGACGACACCGACAACGACGGCGCGGACGAGGACGAGGACGAGAACCCGGACGCCGCGGCCGAACTCGCCGACGGAGCGGTGGACTGGGGAGTGCGGCGCACCTTCCGCGAGTACGTCACAGGCCCGATCGCCGAGGGCGCCTGGGAGCTGACCGACGGTGCCCAGGACGGCGGCGCGCTCTTCCGCTTCGGCGCGGGCGAGGGCACCGTCGACCCCGAGGCCGGCACCGCCGAGGCCGCGTTCACCGGCGCGGTCCGGTTCACCGGCACCGATCTCGACCTGAGCCTCGGCACGTTGCGGGTCACCGTCGCCGACGGCGTCGGCACCCTCCACGCGGATGTCACCAACGCCGGTGAGACCGCCGACGACCAGCCGTTGATCACCTTCGCCGCCGAGGACCTCACCCCGGAGGACGGCCTGGTGCTGCTCGCCGAGGTGCCGGCCGAGCTGACGGAGGAGGGCTCCGCCGCCTTCGGCGGCCTCTACCCGGCCGGCACCGCCATGGACCCGCTGACGTTGGCGCTGGCCGTGGCCGACGGCGCCGAACTGCCGCCGCTGCCCGACCTGGGCGCCGAGCCCTCGGCGCCCGCCGAGCCCGCCGCCGACCCCGAGCCGGCCGCCGAACCCGAGGCCACGTCCTCAGGGGACGGCGGCAGCAACACCCCCACCCTGATCGCGACCGGAGCGGGCGCCCTGCTGGCCCTCGCCGCCGCCGCGTACTGGTTCACGCGCCGCAACCGCCGCGCCGCCCCCACAGCCGAACCGGCTGACTCGTCAGCCACATCCGAGAACTCCGAGGAGACACCGCGCTCATGA
- a CDS encoding heme/hemin ABC transporter substrate-binding protein, translated as MALRSGRLLSTWAALLALALTVTGCGGDAKGGGNDADDAPARTPDRVEPLEGPPAEPTLPVTVESADGNEVTVTAIDKVVPLSGSLAELVFSLGHGDRVVARDVSATFEQAADLPVVTRGHDVSAEGVLSMRPDLVLAESTTGPDEAIDQIRAAGVPLVVLEPALELDDVNRRIQAVAEALGVPEAGEALATRTDERIEAVRAELPTEGDRPRVAFLYLRGSASVYLLGGAESGAVSLIEAAGGVDAGQESGLDKDFTPITSEALAAAAPDVILVMTKGLESVGGVDGLVEIPGIAQTPAGMNRRVASVDDGVLLNYGPRTDAVLASLAEQIHDEGPAA; from the coding sequence GTGGCCCTTCGATCCGGACGACTGCTCAGCACATGGGCGGCCCTGCTGGCGCTGGCCCTGACCGTCACCGGCTGCGGCGGCGACGCCAAGGGCGGCGGGAACGACGCGGACGACGCGCCGGCGCGGACGCCGGACCGGGTGGAGCCGCTCGAAGGGCCGCCGGCCGAGCCGACGTTGCCGGTGACGGTGGAGTCCGCCGACGGCAACGAGGTCACCGTGACGGCCATCGACAAGGTGGTGCCGCTCTCCGGGTCGCTGGCCGAGCTCGTCTTCAGCCTGGGGCACGGCGACCGGGTCGTGGCCCGCGACGTCTCGGCCACCTTCGAACAGGCCGCCGACCTCCCGGTGGTGACCAGGGGGCATGACGTCTCGGCCGAGGGCGTGCTCTCCATGCGCCCCGATCTGGTGCTGGCCGAGTCCACCACCGGGCCCGACGAGGCCATCGACCAGATCCGCGCCGCCGGCGTGCCGCTGGTGGTCCTGGAACCCGCGCTCGAACTCGACGACGTCAACCGCCGAATCCAGGCGGTGGCCGAGGCGTTGGGCGTCCCCGAGGCCGGCGAGGCGCTGGCGACCCGCACGGACGAGCGGATCGAGGCGGTCCGCGCCGAGCTGCCGACGGAAGGGGACCGGCCGCGTGTCGCGTTCCTCTACCTGCGGGGCAGCGCCTCGGTGTATCTGCTGGGCGGCGCCGAGTCGGGCGCGGTCTCGCTGATCGAGGCGGCCGGCGGCGTGGACGCGGGCCAGGAGTCGGGGCTCGACAAGGACTTCACGCCGATCACCAGCGAGGCGCTGGCCGCCGCCGCGCCCGATGTGATCCTCGTGATGACCAAGGGGCTCGAATCGGTCGGTGGGGTCGACGGCCTCGTGGAGATCCCCGGGATCGCGCAGACCCCGGCCGGGATGAACCGCAGGGTGGCCTCCGTCGACGACGGCGTGCTGCTGAACTACGGGCCGCGCACGGACGCGGTGCTCGCCTCGCTCGCCGAACAGATCCACGACGAAGGCCCGGCGGCGTGA
- a CDS encoding HtaA domain-containing protein: MTPPTIPATADRPHRTRAARGGVTMLTVACATVLGVTALAGPAAADDTRPAQVIDLVDGTLDWGVKDSFRRYITGPIAGGSIDLADGAETTDTGFRFTGGTGSYDLTTHGVDTAFDGSVHFTGHHGELDLRLADLKVVTEGTTGAIVADVTVAGQTTEDVEFAALDLSGATRGSGEDGAMVFADIPATLTADGATAFEYNGSPMYAEGTELDPATLSVTPDSGDPGTDPGTDPGTDPGTDPGTDPGTDPGTDPGTDPGTDPADVPGTVVDGQLDWGVKESFRTYVTGPIANGEVELSGGATELVDGYRFPDGSGQLDAEAETLDTSFAGGVRFTGHDGALDLQFSDLAVEINGAEGELLADVSSKDRETGEVSEYDDIIVAEFEVPADALNPEDDVLTLSGLPAYLTADGAQAFAGFYEEGDELDPVNFSLALSDDAQLPGGNGPGGGDGNGSSGGPGPQGGASGGALAATGAGETQLALFAGAGVLLLAGAATVGLSRNRLRHQV, encoded by the coding sequence ATGACCCCGCCCACGATCCCGGCCACGGCCGACAGACCTCACAGGACCCGCGCGGCGCGCGGGGGCGTGACCATGCTCACCGTGGCCTGCGCGACGGTGCTCGGCGTCACCGCCCTCGCCGGCCCGGCGGCGGCGGACGACACCCGCCCGGCGCAGGTCATCGACCTGGTCGACGGCACCCTCGACTGGGGTGTCAAGGACTCCTTCCGCCGCTACATCACCGGCCCCATCGCCGGCGGTTCCATCGACCTCGCCGACGGCGCCGAGACCACCGACACCGGTTTCCGCTTCACCGGCGGCACCGGCAGCTACGACCTGACCACGCATGGCGTCGACACCGCGTTCGACGGCAGCGTCCACTTCACCGGCCACCACGGTGAACTCGACCTGAGACTTGCCGATCTGAAGGTCGTGACCGAGGGCACCACCGGTGCCATCGTCGCCGATGTCACCGTCGCCGGTCAGACCACGGAGGACGTCGAGTTCGCCGCGCTGGACCTCAGCGGCGCGACGCGCGGCTCCGGCGAGGACGGCGCGATGGTGTTCGCCGACATCCCCGCCACCCTCACCGCCGACGGCGCCACCGCCTTCGAGTACAACGGCAGCCCGATGTACGCCGAGGGCACCGAGCTGGACCCGGCGACCCTCTCCGTCACCCCCGACAGCGGCGATCCCGGCACCGACCCCGGCACGGACCCGGGCACCGACCCCGGCACGGACCCGGGCACCGATCCGGGCACCGACCCCGGCACCGATCCGGGCACGGACCCCGGCACGGATCCGGCGGACGTGCCGGGCACGGTGGTGGACGGGCAGCTGGACTGGGGCGTCAAGGAGTCCTTCCGCACCTACGTCACCGGGCCCATCGCCAACGGCGAGGTCGAACTCTCCGGCGGCGCCACCGAGTTGGTCGACGGCTACCGTTTCCCCGACGGCAGCGGCCAGTTGGACGCCGAGGCCGAGACGCTGGACACCTCCTTCGCCGGCGGCGTCCGCTTCACCGGCCACGACGGTGCCCTGGACCTCCAGTTCAGCGATCTGGCCGTCGAGATCAACGGCGCCGAGGGCGAGTTGCTCGCCGATGTGTCCTCCAAGGACCGGGAGACCGGTGAGGTCAGCGAGTACGACGACATCATCGTCGCCGAGTTCGAGGTGCCGGCCGACGCGCTGAACCCCGAGGACGACGTGCTGACGCTCTCCGGGCTGCCCGCCTACCTCACCGCCGACGGCGCCCAGGCGTTCGCCGGCTTCTACGAGGAGGGCGACGAACTCGACCCGGTCAACTTCTCGTTGGCGCTCAGCGACGACGCCCAGCTCCCCGGCGGCAACGGCCCGGGCGGCGGTGACGGCAACGGTTCGAGCGGCGGCCCCGGCCCGCAGGGCGGTGCCTCGGGCGGCGCCCTGGCCGCGACCGGCGCGGGCGAGACGCAACTCGCGCTCTTCGCCGGCGCCGGCGTGCTCCTCCTGGCGGGAGCCGCCACCGTGGGCCTCTCCCGCAACCGGCTGCGTCACCAGGTCTGA
- a CDS encoding GDP-L-fucose synthase family protein: METLLPPNARIFVAGHRGLAGSAIAAELAGAGHEVITRTRELLDLRDAEATESFLRATRPDAVVLAAARVGGIMANAMEPVAFIEDNLRIQLSVIAGAHAADVNRLLFLGSSCIYPRLAPQPIPEEALLTGPLEPTNEPYALAKIAGISQLRSYRRQYGRSYVAAMPTNLYGPGDNFDPRTAHVLPALLRRLDEARRDGRDEVTLWGSGTPRREFLHSRDLARACLLMLRVYDEELPLNVGCGADLSIAELADAIASVVGFRGRIGWDTGKPDGTPRKLLDISRLRALGFEPHVPLADGLADTYAWWRERPAG, encoded by the coding sequence ATGGAAACGCTGTTGCCGCCGAACGCGCGGATCTTCGTCGCCGGGCACCGCGGGTTGGCCGGCTCCGCCATCGCCGCCGAGCTGGCGGGCGCCGGCCATGAGGTGATCACCAGGACCAGGGAGCTGTTGGATCTCCGCGACGCGGAGGCGACGGAGAGCTTCCTGCGCGCCACCCGGCCGGACGCGGTGGTGCTGGCCGCCGCCCGGGTGGGCGGCATCATGGCCAACGCCATGGAGCCGGTGGCCTTCATCGAGGACAACCTCCGCATCCAGCTGAGCGTCATCGCCGGCGCCCACGCGGCGGACGTCAACCGGCTGCTCTTCCTCGGCTCCTCCTGCATCTACCCGCGGCTGGCGCCCCAGCCGATCCCCGAGGAGGCGTTGCTCACCGGCCCGTTGGAGCCGACCAACGAGCCCTACGCCCTGGCCAAGATCGCCGGCATATCCCAACTGCGCTCCTACCGCAGGCAGTACGGCCGCTCCTATGTGGCCGCCATGCCCACCAACCTCTACGGCCCGGGGGACAACTTCGACCCGCGCACCGCCCATGTGCTGCCCGCCCTGTTGCGCCGGTTGGACGAGGCCAGGCGGGACGGGCGCGATGAGGTGACGCTCTGGGGCAGCGGCACGCCGCGCCGCGAGTTCCTGCACAGCCGGGATCTGGCCCGTGCCTGCCTGCTGATGCTGCGCGTCTACGACGAGGAGTTGCCGCTCAACGTGGGCTGTGGCGCCGATCTGTCGATCGCCGAGTTGGCCGACGCGATCGCCTCGGTGGTCGGCTTCCGGGGCCGGATCGGCTGGGACACCGGGAAACCGGACGGCACCCCGCGCAAGTTGCTGGACATATCCCGGCTGCGCGCGCTGGGCTTCGAGCCCCACGTCCCGCTGGCCGACGGCCTGGCCGACACCTATGCCTGGTGGCGGGAGCGGCCCGCCGGATGA
- a CDS encoding heme ABC transporter ATP-binding protein has protein sequence MIRFRSRIVERPTEPAVGAVLAEVAGLAVSLGERQVLRDIDLTVRAGEVLALVGPNGAGKSTLLAALAADLTPSDGELLIDGRPTADWTPRELALRRAVLPQAATLSFPFTVTEVVRMGRAPWVGTEAEDEDDEAVAEAMDLTEVLPFADRPFAALSGGERARVALARVLAQRTALLLLDEPTAALDLRHQEQVLRICRERAAVGRGVVVVLHDLGLAAAWADRTAVLHDGLLAATGTPDEVFTEGLLSEVYQHPVRVLRDPDTDAPLIVPERPARPGPPAHD, from the coding sequence GTGATCAGGTTCCGTTCCCGGATCGTCGAACGGCCAACCGAACCGGCCGTGGGCGCGGTGCTGGCCGAGGTGGCCGGGCTGGCCGTGTCGCTGGGCGAGCGCCAGGTGCTGCGCGACATCGACCTGACCGTGCGGGCCGGCGAGGTGCTGGCGCTGGTCGGCCCGAACGGCGCGGGCAAGTCCACGCTGCTGGCCGCCCTGGCCGCCGACCTGACGCCCTCGGACGGCGAGCTGCTGATCGACGGACGGCCGACCGCCGACTGGACGCCGCGTGAACTGGCGCTGCGCCGCGCCGTGTTGCCGCAGGCCGCCACGCTGTCCTTCCCGTTCACCGTGACCGAGGTGGTCCGGATGGGCCGCGCGCCATGGGTGGGCACCGAGGCGGAGGACGAGGACGACGAGGCGGTCGCCGAGGCGATGGACCTGACCGAGGTCCTGCCCTTCGCCGACCGACCGTTCGCCGCGCTCTCCGGCGGGGAGCGCGCCCGGGTCGCGCTGGCCCGGGTCCTGGCGCAGCGCACCGCGCTGCTGCTGCTCGACGAGCCGACCGCCGCGCTCGACCTGCGCCACCAGGAGCAGGTGCTGCGGATCTGCCGCGAGCGGGCCGCCGTGGGACGCGGAGTGGTGGTGGTCCTGCACGACCTGGGCCTGGCCGCCGCCTGGGCCGACCGCACCGCCGTGCTGCACGACGGGCTGCTCGCCGCCACCGGCACCCCCGACGAGGTGTTCACCGAGGGGCTGTTGAGCGAGGTGTACCAGCATCCGGTGCGGGTGCTGCGGGACCCGGACACCGACGCCCCGCTGATCGTCCCCGAACGCCCGGCGCGCCCCGGCCCTCCCGCGCACGACTGA
- a CDS encoding FecCD family ABC transporter permease, translating to MPRSGRVGRITALTVGLSGALVVLALVAVATGAYAIPLGDVIDSVLHRVGLGGEPLDQVGESVLWNARMPRVVLALLVGASLGCAGALMQGVFGNPLAEPGVIGISSGAAVGAVAAIAFGLDFLGNWTITVFAFIAGLGTVMLVYVLSRSDGRTEVVTLILTGIAVNAFAGALIGLFIFFADNAQISEITFWQLGSLAQATWPKVLAVLPCALVGLVVAPWYARRLDLLALGERPARHLGVDVERLRVTLILVTALLTAAAVSMAGIVTFVGLLVPHLLRMVAGPGHRFLLPGSALGGALVLLGADLVARTAAAPAELPLGVLTALIGSPFFFWLLRRTRRRQGGWA from the coding sequence GTGCCACGCTCCGGGCGGGTGGGGCGCATCACCGCGCTGACGGTGGGGTTGAGCGGGGCCCTGGTGGTGCTCGCGCTGGTCGCCGTGGCCACCGGCGCCTACGCCATCCCGCTGGGCGATGTGATCGACTCCGTGCTGCACCGGGTCGGTCTCGGCGGCGAGCCGCTGGACCAGGTCGGCGAGAGCGTGCTGTGGAACGCGCGTATGCCGCGCGTGGTGTTGGCGCTGCTGGTGGGTGCCTCGTTGGGGTGCGCTGGCGCGCTGATGCAGGGCGTCTTCGGCAACCCGCTGGCCGAGCCGGGGGTGATCGGGATCTCCTCGGGCGCCGCGGTGGGCGCGGTGGCGGCGATCGCTTTCGGCCTTGACTTCCTGGGCAACTGGACGATCACCGTGTTTGCCTTTATCGCCGGCCTTGGCACGGTGATGTTGGTCTATGTCCTCTCCCGATCGGACGGCCGCACGGAAGTGGTCACGCTGATCCTGACCGGCATCGCGGTGAACGCCTTCGCCGGCGCCCTGATCGGTCTGTTCATCTTCTTCGCCGACAACGCGCAGATCTCCGAGATCACCTTCTGGCAGTTGGGCTCGCTGGCCCAGGCCACCTGGCCCAAGGTGCTGGCCGTGCTGCCCTGCGCGCTCGTCGGCCTGGTGGTCGCCCCCTGGTACGCGCGCCGCCTCGACCTGCTGGCGCTGGGCGAACGGCCGGCCCGGCACCTGGGCGTGGACGTGGAGCGGCTGCGGGTGACGCTGATCCTGGTCACCGCGCTGTTGACGGCGGCGGCCGTGTCCATGGCCGGAATCGTCACCTTCGTGGGGCTGCTGGTCCCGCATCTGCTGCGCATGGTCGCCGGCCCCGGGCACCGCTTCCTGCTGCCGGGCAGCGCGCTGGGCGGCGCCCTGGTGCTGCTCGGCGCCGACCTGGTGGCACGCACCGCCGCCGCGCCGGCCGAGCTGCCGCTCGGCGTGCTGACCGCGCTGATCGGCAGCCCCTTCTTCTTCTGGCTGCTCCGCAGAACCCGCCGTCGCCAGGGAGGTTGGGCGTGA
- a CDS encoding class I SAM-dependent methyltransferase: protein MAEAYERFRPGYPEELAGVVLAYAGRPVRTVLEIGAGTGKATRLFAGRGLAVTATEPDESMLAALRRHVPATVRTVRAAFEELPTDERYGLVYAAAALHWTAPEGRWARMAELLAPGGVFASFGGPVRLADPAVEEAVLAARSPYLASDEVPSPDGTPPEELMQWPGTELLRSPWFSDVQQSLIERRLTMTADDWVGHLSTVSAYLVLPPAKRERALDEIARVLPETVAIDADLTVHLARRNGRPSP from the coding sequence ATGGCGGAAGCGTACGAGCGGTTCCGGCCCGGGTATCCGGAGGAGCTCGCCGGGGTGGTGCTGGCCTATGCGGGCCGGCCGGTGCGGACCGTGCTGGAGATCGGCGCGGGAACGGGGAAGGCGACCCGGTTGTTCGCCGGCCGGGGGCTCGCGGTCACGGCGACGGAGCCGGACGAGTCCATGCTCGCCGCGCTGCGTCGGCATGTCCCCGCGACGGTCCGCACGGTGCGGGCCGCGTTCGAGGAGCTGCCGACGGATGAGCGGTACGGGCTGGTCTACGCGGCGGCGGCGCTGCACTGGACGGCCCCCGAGGGGCGGTGGGCGCGGATGGCCGAACTGCTGGCTCCCGGTGGCGTGTTCGCGTCGTTCGGCGGGCCCGTCCGGTTGGCGGACCCGGCCGTCGAGGAGGCGGTCCTGGCGGCGCGGTCGCCGTATCTGGCGAGCGACGAGGTGCCGTCGCCGGACGGGACGCCCCCGGAGGAGCTGATGCAGTGGCCGGGCACGGAGCTGCTGCGATCCCCGTGGTTCTCCGATGTGCAGCAGTCCCTGATCGAACGGCGATTGACGATGACCGCTGACGACTGGGTCGGCCATCTCTCGACCGTCTCGGCCTATCTGGTGCTGCCGCCGGCCAAGCGCGAGCGGGCGCTCGACGAGATCGCGCGGGTGCTGCCCGAGACGGTGGCGATCGACGCGGACCTCACCGTTCATCTCGCCCGCCGGAACGGGCGGCCCAGCCCGTGA